The proteins below come from a single Demetria terragena DSM 11295 genomic window:
- a CDS encoding NAD(P)/FAD-dependent oxidoreductase encodes MAQVERLRPVAGSGQPHVVVIGGGMVGLSTAWFLQEHDVRVTVVERSGIAAGSSWGNAGWLSPGLAVPLSDPSVLKYGLKAVLDPDSPLYLPLKPDAQLMRFLIGFGRRCTPGQWMATMKKFVPVNSRALSAFDQLENGGVEATSHEAPIMAAFLRAGDASGLEHEIELIHDAGLELETSEVDNATLRASHPIVSDQVEKAIRIAGQRYIDPGAYVEALSASVAARGGRIVVGSNAHALRHGPRGVTVEMVSGEPISGDGVVLATGTWLPDLARDCGVRVQMRAGRGYSMSVGIPEEGHRPVAGPIYFPFERVACTPYGDRLRVGGTMAFEQADAPLSIDRVDAIVKSARGLLTGVDFEDRRDVWVGSRPVTVDGLPVVGQTAVPRVWTNGGHGMWGITLGPLTGKMLADQMVTGQATPELQPFKPTR; translated from the coding sequence ATGGCACAGGTGGAGCGTCTTCGTCCAGTGGCGGGGAGCGGTCAACCACACGTCGTGGTGATCGGCGGCGGCATGGTCGGACTATCGACCGCGTGGTTCTTGCAAGAGCACGACGTGCGGGTCACCGTCGTCGAGCGCAGTGGGATCGCAGCCGGGAGTTCCTGGGGCAATGCCGGATGGCTCTCACCCGGACTAGCGGTACCCCTATCTGACCCCTCGGTGCTGAAGTACGGCCTGAAGGCTGTCCTTGACCCCGACTCGCCGCTCTACCTCCCGCTGAAGCCAGACGCTCAGCTCATGAGGTTCCTTATCGGGTTCGGACGACGGTGCACCCCGGGCCAGTGGATGGCCACCATGAAGAAGTTCGTGCCGGTGAATAGCCGCGCCCTGAGTGCCTTCGACCAACTGGAAAACGGTGGTGTCGAGGCGACGTCCCACGAGGCGCCCATCATGGCCGCCTTCCTGCGCGCGGGCGACGCATCCGGGCTTGAACACGAGATTGAGCTCATTCACGATGCCGGCCTGGAACTGGAAACCAGCGAAGTCGATAACGCAACGCTGCGGGCCAGCCACCCGATCGTGTCCGATCAGGTCGAGAAGGCGATCCGCATTGCTGGCCAGCGCTACATCGACCCCGGCGCTTATGTCGAGGCGCTGAGCGCCTCAGTCGCAGCACGCGGCGGTCGCATCGTCGTCGGATCCAACGCGCACGCCCTCCGGCACGGCCCGCGGGGTGTCACCGTTGAGATGGTCTCTGGTGAGCCGATCAGCGGCGACGGCGTCGTGCTGGCGACCGGCACGTGGTTGCCCGACCTGGCGCGCGATTGCGGCGTCCGGGTTCAGATGCGCGCCGGCCGTGGGTACTCGATGTCGGTGGGCATTCCAGAAGAGGGCCACCGCCCCGTCGCGGGCCCGATCTACTTCCCGTTTGAGCGGGTGGCCTGCACGCCGTACGGCGACCGGTTGCGCGTAGGCGGGACCATGGCCTTCGAGCAGGCCGATGCACCCCTGTCGATTGATCGCGTCGACGCGATCGTGAAATCTGCGCGCGGCCTCCTGACCGGTGTCGACTTCGAAGATCGTCGGGACGTCTGGGTGGGGTCGCGTCCGGTGACCGTCGACGGGTTGCCCGTGGTGGGCCAGACGGCCGTACCGCGGGTTTGGACCAATGGTGGTCATGGCATGTGGGGTATCACTCTTGGCCCACTGACCGGCAAGATGCTCGCCGACCAGATGGTCACCGGTCAGGCCACCCCAGAGCTGCAGCCGTTCAAGCCAACCCGCTGA
- a CDS encoding alpha/beta hydrolase family protein, with amino-acid sequence MSTRLERLGSCASAPARTISYGQDPDQVYDVREPRRPREVTVLLIHGGFWRPAYDRAHTAAMADSLAGNGFHVAVVEYRRAARGGWNQMREDLVSATRSIRHEADLPDPLLTMGHSAGGHLALWLQHHPVADGLLGTVALAPCADLRRTYDLNLGDGAAQALMGSAPDEAPSEWLAADPARCGQPPAPVRIVHGRADTIVPLEVSRAYVDHVGSAHVSLDTVAGAGHYDVIDPESAAWGRVVEATSAGPPSPTTLTT; translated from the coding sequence GTGAGCACTCGACTCGAGCGGCTGGGCTCTTGCGCCTCCGCTCCGGCCCGGACCATTTCGTATGGCCAAGACCCTGATCAGGTCTACGACGTACGCGAGCCGCGGCGCCCGCGCGAGGTGACGGTCCTGCTGATCCACGGTGGGTTCTGGCGCCCCGCCTACGACCGTGCCCATACCGCTGCCATGGCAGATTCGTTGGCAGGTAACGGTTTTCACGTTGCGGTCGTCGAATATCGCCGGGCGGCGCGCGGTGGCTGGAACCAGATGCGAGAGGACTTGGTCAGCGCGACCAGGTCCATTCGGCACGAGGCGGACCTGCCCGACCCGCTGCTCACGATGGGTCATTCCGCCGGTGGGCACCTTGCGCTCTGGTTGCAACACCACCCTGTTGCGGACGGACTCCTCGGAACGGTGGCTCTCGCGCCGTGCGCGGACCTCAGGCGGACGTACGACCTCAATCTCGGCGACGGGGCAGCGCAGGCACTCATGGGGTCTGCACCGGACGAGGCTCCTTCAGAGTGGCTGGCCGCCGACCCCGCACGGTGTGGTCAGCCACCGGCCCCGGTGCGCATCGTGCACGGTCGCGCCGACACCATCGTTCCGCTGGAGGTCTCCCGTGCCTACGTCGACCACGTGGGAAGCGCCCACGTCAGTCTCGACACCGTGGCTGGGGCAGGTCACTACGACGTGATCGATCCGGAGTCGGCAGCGTGGGGACGGGTAGTCGAGGCAACCTCGGCGGGACCACCTTCGCCCACCACACTCACCACGTAG
- a CDS encoding ArsA family ATPase: MTGPRLHIVSGKGGTGKTTVAASLSTALARAGQRVLLCEVEGRQGISQTFDAPPLGAEEVRIARGWGDGEVVGLSVDAKSALLEYLHLFYKLGRAGGLLERFGVIDFATTIAPGARDVLLIGKVYEAVGRTPTKRRGRSYDAVVLDAPPTGRIGRFLNVGEEVADLAKVGPVRQQADSIMTMLRSPRTMVHLVTLLEEMPVQETLEAVEELRAMHLTVGSVIVNQVRESPLRSEAMDALHEPDGPAPLVDDLTNAGLRVGPVLVDGLTQAGRDLSARLDLEGRERQRIAELELPTYELPLLPHGMDAGGLHELGEALTEQGLV, from the coding sequence ATGACAGGCCCGCGGCTCCACATCGTGAGCGGAAAGGGCGGCACTGGGAAGACCACGGTGGCCGCCTCCTTGTCCACTGCGTTGGCCCGGGCAGGACAACGCGTCCTGCTGTGCGAGGTGGAGGGCCGCCAAGGCATCAGCCAGACGTTCGATGCCCCGCCGTTGGGGGCCGAGGAGGTACGCATCGCGCGGGGTTGGGGAGACGGTGAAGTCGTCGGGCTGTCCGTCGATGCCAAGAGCGCCCTCCTGGAGTACCTGCACCTGTTCTACAAACTCGGTCGCGCGGGCGGACTTCTGGAGCGATTCGGCGTGATCGACTTCGCCACCACCATCGCTCCTGGCGCGCGGGACGTCCTGCTCATCGGCAAGGTTTATGAAGCCGTGGGGCGTACGCCAACCAAGCGTCGCGGGCGCTCCTACGACGCCGTCGTCTTGGACGCTCCGCCCACCGGTCGCATCGGACGCTTCCTCAACGTCGGGGAAGAGGTTGCCGACCTGGCCAAGGTCGGCCCTGTCCGCCAGCAGGCCGACTCAATCATGACCATGTTGCGCTCGCCACGCACGATGGTCCATCTCGTCACGCTGCTCGAAGAGATGCCGGTCCAAGAAACTCTGGAAGCCGTCGAGGAACTGCGCGCCATGCACCTCACCGTCGGGTCCGTGATCGTCAACCAGGTGCGCGAGAGTCCGCTGCGCTCCGAGGCCATGGACGCGCTGCACGAGCCGGATGGGCCAGCACCGCTCGTCGATGACCTCACGAACGCGGGCCTACGTGTCGGCCCGGTCTTGGTCGACGGCCTCACCCAGGCCGGGCGCGACCTTTCAGCTCGGCTCGATCTGGAGGGCCGCGAGCGCCAGCGGATTGCCGAGCTGGAGCTGCCGACCTACGAACTCCCCCTTCTGCCACACGGCATGGACGCTGGCGGCTTGCACGAACTTGGCGAAGCACTCACTGAGCAGGGACTGGTCTAG